In Larimichthys crocea isolate SSNF chromosome VI, L_crocea_2.0, whole genome shotgun sequence, one genomic interval encodes:
- the si:dkeyp-67f1.2 gene encoding protein FAM3C, giving the protein MRIYLKCVSKASALPSRTKKHFFLADMRCRGVSYLAVVIVFLLITWGISMNLFDSQESTRNILGLNHVYRIKFETATSAPQPKCSLSKACPPDHFSLHIKSGAANVVGPKICFEGKTIMSHVLNNVGPGLNIVVVNGENGVVEKFGYLNMQAGNPEDILAYLTEIKPGMIVLVASFDDVTAKMTKEMREIFVGMGSTLITSVKRRDSWVFAGRTGTGNRSIYEKQAVNDRKNNIYEGWPAMVEIGACFPRILTAEH; this is encoded by the exons ATGCG GATATACTTGAAGTGCGTTTCAAAGGCTTCAGCTCTTCCATCtaggacaaaaaaacatttttttcttgcagaTATGAGATGTCGAG GTGTTTCGTACCTTGCTGTTGTAATTGTTTTCCTCCTAATAACTTGGGGAATCTCCATGAATCTTTTTGATTCACAGGAGAGCACAAGAAATATTCTTG GGCTTAATCATGTATATCGAATCAAATTCGAAACAG CCACATCAGCGCCTCAGCCAAAGTGCAGCCTCTCCAAAGCCTGTCCACCTGACCATTTTTCTTTACATATCAAGAGCGGAGCAGCTAATGTTGTTGGACCAAAGATCTGTTTCGAGGGTAAAAC CATTATGAGTCACGTGTTGAATAACGTGGGACCAGGACTGAACATCGTGGTGGTAAATG GTGAAAATGGAGTTGTGGAAAAATTTGGCTACCTTAATATGCAAGCTGGAA ACCCAGAAGACATCTTGGCATATCTGACAGAAATCAAACCTGGAATGATTGTTTTGGTGGCTTCATTTGATGACGTGACAGCAAA AATGACAAAAGAAATGCGGGAGATATTTGTCGGAATGGGTAGCACTTTGATCACGTCTGTAAAACGCAGAGACAGCTGGGTGTTTGCTGGAAGAACagggacaggaaacagaagcaTCTATGAGAAG CAGGCTGTTAATGATcggaaaaacaacatttatgaaGGATGGCCAGCGATGGTGGAGATCGGTGCCTGTTTTCCAAGGATCCTAACTGCCGAACACTGA